The genomic interval TGGTTTCTGCTGGTTAGGTCTCTTTAGATATCTGGGTGGATTCTTAATATACAACTGGATAAaatagccataaaaggaatgtCCTCTAGTAAATGGAGAAGGTTTGTTATCCTCTTAGCAAAAAGATGAGCTTATTTTGTGATAGGTAAGTAACTATATTATTAAATCTCTTGGGGAAGGAAACCAGTTCGGATCTCCTTGgtatatctctctctttttttgcttttcattttaattcatttatttggctgcattgggtcttagtcaTGGCACATGGGGTCTTCGCTGTGGCGAGTGGTCTCagtagttgccctgtggcatgtgggatatagttctctgaccagggattgaaccttcgccccctgcattggaaggtggattcttaaccactggactaccaggaaagtacctcttttttgcttttctaattttAACTATAAAAACACCATGGTATTCTTTGTCTCCCTGATGTTGTATTAGTGTTgtcatagttttttaaaaatactgttatatttattttttatttttaggtaattcagacagttttgttgttgtttaaagtgGTAAGCTATCAAAAAGGAGATTGGTATATAGCAAATATACTAAGAATTTaggtcacatttttttcttccagagttTGGGATGTCTCacctctattatttttttctcaccatATTTCCTAGAAAATAGAAAGGGGAAGGATTAATTAACCTAGTTTTACACATAAGGAAGTATGTTCTTAGAGGTTAAGTGTCTTGCTTAAGGTCAGACTTATTAAGAATGTAGTCACAGAATATGgcagagaattccagagactaCTGGCAGAAGTTAGCATGATACTTACTGGGAAATGTAATAGGCAGTTAATTATTGTGTCAAAAGACTTAACTATTACTGGTTATTTCTTACTCCTCTGAGACTATTCACCGTTTTATCCGCAAGGCAGAAACTTGTTTGCAGGTTAGAGCTACTCTGTAATCTTTGGGAAATACTGCTTAGCACAGCTGGCTTGGAATTCCAAGTATATAATGTTTTCATGTGTATCTTCTAACATGAGTTAGACTATTTCTTCAAGCTGCCAAGTACCCGTGCTGATCAGTGTTCAAAGAATACAAAACATCACTTTTAAGACTATTAGCTGTAATTACTTTATGCCCCATTATATGATgcataaatgtatttaatttcatttaatgtcCGTTTGATTGAATTTGTAAGTTTAGGAATGGGCACCTAAGAGTGGGCAAGGCCTGCTCACTATCCACTGAGGCAAGGGCAAGAGGGAAAACGTActttgcagagaaaaaggaagtcaTTTTTCATGGAAGTCACACCACGGATGCCTGGGAACACAGACAGTCTGAACTAACATGGTAAATGGCCCACCTGGTGTAGAAAAATAATCATCCATTTAGAGACGAAGATCTGTAGAAACTTACCTCGTTAAACTTGCAGGTAATACAAAAAAAGGATATCTATAAAACAGGTTATTATAATTACTTTTGTCTCATTGATAAAAATTACCTCTTAGTTATCTTAGCACAGCCTtgttatattagaaaaataattagcaTTTCACCTAAATCTACAGTTCTTCTAGAGTTACCACATTTCTTTGAACTTAGGAACTTCCATTATTACTGTCTGCATTAAAAGTGTAAtgacttgggaattccctggtggtccagtggttaggacttggccctTTCACAGCTTAGGGTGTGGGGTTcactccctgatcagggagctaagatcctgcaagctgtgtggcacggccaaaaaaagTTTAGTGATttgatttaaatatttgagaCCTTCTACGCTTCCCTACCCCAAGactagtttctttctctttctttctttttttgtagttgaTACACAGTATTGTATTAATTCCAGATATACAGCAGAatgattctgttttatatatatacttttttcagattattttccatcatacGTTATTATAAGATTTTGAATatggttccctatgctatatagtaaatcctgTTACttgcctattttatatatagtagtttgttgCTGTTAATCCCACGGTCCTAATTTATaaccctcctccctttccctttttGTAACCATACGtatattttctatgtctttgagttagtttctgttttgtgtgtaGATTCACTTGCATTATTTCTGGatttcacatttaagtgatagcatatactgttgttttcctctgactgacttcactgtgtatgatgttatctaggtccatccatgtcgctgCAGATGGCAGCAGCtcattctttctatggctgaatgGTATTccctgtgtgtatgtaccacatctgcttAAGCCAGCCACCTGCTggtgggcacttgggttgtttccatgtcttggctattgaaaatagtggtgctatgaacattggggtgcatgtattgaattagggtttttgttttttcttgggcATATACTCAGGAGTAGAATAgaaggatcatatggtagctctgtttttagtttttaaaggaatttccgtattgttttctatagtggctgcactggtttacattcccagcaacaatgTAGGCCtttccttcacaccctctccaggatttattaaATGCAGCCCACGACTTAGTTTCTTAATAGTGAGACATACAGTTTACTGTTTGAGATTGTGCTCCAAATGCCCGTACTGAGCCTTTTTATTTTGGATGATATGGTTGGTGCTATAGCTTTCTTTAGCCTGTGGCCTGACACTCTCAGAATAGTGTGTTTTGGTTTCAGCTATTAGGAACAACACAAAAACACCCATGCTTTGCCTCTGAAATGCTTTTATAACAGATTGTGGTCCATGAGCTTTAAGAAGCAACTTTTTCAAATACCTCAGAGAGGTCCAAATGGTCTTCCGTTCAGAGAAAACAAGCTGACCTCCCTTTACCTGTGACCACACTCTGGGTCCTTTAGATTTCTCTGAGTCTTTTCTTTCGTCATCATTTACTCAGCTGCTGCTGTTATTCGCCGACAGTTGGAATGTCCCTGTTTCCATGAGAGATGTTGGTGTTACTGCTTTGACCGTCACGTTAATGTCTTTCTTTGCAGACCCCGTATCATGTCAACCTCCTCCTGGCCGGCTACGACGAGCACGAGGGTCCAGCGCTCTACTACATGGACTACCTGGCGGCCTTGGCGAAAGCCCCTTTCGCAGCCCACGGCTATGGTGCCTTCCTGACTCTCAGTATCCTGGACCGATATTACACGCCAAGTAAGTTTCAGCTCTCTAAGCTGGTAACAGTAGCAAAGCCCTGTCCTCAGCTGCTTCCTGGCTTTATGTACAACCCCTTGGAGTTGGGTGGCCAAAGAAGGTGCCCTCAGGAAGCTTTTTCCTGTAGGTCGTTAGGGTTATGGAAAAGCTGATCCAAGTCCCTCTTCCACCAGGTAAAATGAGGTATTGCATATGTCCAgagctgggttttgttttgaaGGGGGGTTGGAATAATGACTAAAACTATAATTCTTTGGTTATAAAAGTTCATGTTTTGCACTCATTTTGCCGCTACTTAGGTGCTCATTAGCTTCTCAGGTGTAGAGAATGCAAGTAAACCAAGTGGTTTGGGTATGTTTGTTTGGAGCTTGTGATGATGAACAGGACTCCAGCATGACAACTGAgggtttcttttcttaaatgtcaAAGCTTTTTAAGGCCACAACCTGTATTCTTATCACATAATAGCGGCCCTCTCCTATATGAGAAAACTGGCGCTCTACTTGTCTATGAACCGTCCACTTGGCAAACCTCTAGGCATGGGGGTGCTTCTGTGTTAAGTTCTATTTTCTGACCCCATCCCCAACCTCAGCTTCAGCCATGTGAGCAGTAGGCACTCGGGATTCACAGCTTTTGCACGCTGTAGATGCAGCACAGATAACCAGTTTTCGCCTTACATTCCGCTCTTCCCTGTTAGTGTAGAATCtggctgcttctttctttttatggtgCTGCCCTCTCAGCCATGCCGGAGCTCCAGGCCACATCCTGAAAAGGTTAGCCTGGCCTCCTAGTGACCATTGCTTGATTTGGCATCTGTCAGTAATACAGTGATTTGCCCACTGAAATAACCACCAGCCACCCCTGAAGCCGAACTGCATCATATGTCGTCCCAGTTTGCCATGCCTGTGGACAGTTCCTTTGGCTCCTGTTTTACGAGAGACTCAGCCCCATCCTATGAATTCTGTTTCTATTGTTAAACTGGGGCCCAGCTGGCAAAGTGAGGCTGACACACTGGCCCTGCCCTCCCTTTCCCTGATTTGCAGCTGGCCAGGGCAGATGGAGCTGATTTAAGCCCTGGTCTAAAGGAGGGCTGGGGGTTGAGTTGGGGGATGGGCTATAAAGAAGAGGCAGGCCGCTGGACTTCTCTGGAGGCAAGCACTGGCCATGGGAGACAGATTCCGTCACGCTTACCCTTCTCTGTAGCAAATCAATTTTCAATGGCTTGTGGCTGCCTGAGCACTGGGCCTGGGATACTCAACTGCATATAGAGAAAGTTTGTTGTACATCAGAagccttggcttttttttttttgccttatctGTGTGTCATGTTGACCTGAGAAAGTTTGAAACCTATTTCAGAGTTGTGGCAGAGCGTTTTACTTAGTGTCAGCACCTTGAGTGCCTGACTTCCGTGTTCTCTTTCAGCTATCTCGCGTGAGAAGGCAGTGGAGCTTCTTAGGAAATGTCTGGAGGAGGTGAGTAGCTTTCATGGGATCCTGAAAGGAATGTTTTGTCTCTCTGTTGGCCAATATTGTTTGCCTTACCcagttgcatttttttctgatcCTTGCCAGAAAGTGTAATATCCGCTAACCATATGTGAATTTCCTATCAGGGATACAGTTTGATGCATaacaagctgatttttttttttctcctgggtcACCATCTCATCAATGTCAATTCTACAAtctaattacttttatttttggttcttcCAGACTAGTAATTCTCAAATTCTAGCATGTGTAAGAATCATCTGGGGaacttgtttctttaaaaaaggcaTATTCATGCTTTCCACCTCACCTTAATTCTGAATTAGTTGTCCTGGTGTAGCTCTTGAGACTCTCTTGGCCAGCAGTCCCAGGTGATTTTGCTGCAGGCGGTAACAGGGGTGGCGGGCAGGGGGGCCGTACTTTAAGAACTATTGTGCTGCATTTTAGACCTGCTCCATTTTTATGCTACCTGGGGTTGCCATAAAGTCTGCTTCCTTAACAGTACGGAGTCTGGGAGGGAAAGCCACCCCTGGGAATTCAGGAGGCCATAGAAGGTAACGAGCAGGCTTTGGGCAGATGGAGAGAGTAGCCTTAAGTTTATGAGGCCAGGAACATGGGCCCTTCCTCTTCCAATACTTCTGCTAGGAGTCTGAGGCTCTGGTGTGAAAGGAGgatgaggaggaaaagaaagcagcTCCTTtaggctttttaattcttttgttgtTCCTACAGCCTAACGATGAACTTGAATTTGTACTCTAGTGAGAAGCGAGTAGGAGGTGGAGAGCAGCTGGTAGCATCAGTAATGTCAGTTTGCCTCTTACACAAGCCTGTCATTTTCAGTCCACAGGGCCCCTTCTTCCTCTTGTTTGTAAATCTCCTTTCCAGAGCAGAAACTGAGAATAAACTTgtgcttttcttaaaaattcagCCAGGAGGCCGTGTTAGTCCAGCAGCTCTAAGTGTTGCAAGGGTCTGCCAGGAAGAAGCCACTGGAACGTGGAATGCTTTGAGACTTTATTCCCCATGGATCCTCCACATTTCCTTATTATTATCACCTTTTCTTGATCTTGGAACTTTTTTCTGGACATAGGAGTCATCAGCCAGGGAGGACTATGGAAATGGAAGTGGTGGTTGCTGCCCAGTCCTCATCTGTAAGGGAGATGGGAAACATCAAGGGAAGGGGGGCTTGGGCCAGGGGAGGGGCACATTTTCAGGATGTGTCCCTAAGGGGGCAGGTAGAGCTTTGTGCCTTCTGTCCAGGGATTAAGTGAACTGTCCAGGAGGGGTCACCCACAGAAGCGAAGGTCTCCTCCAGCTGTGCCCTTGAGCGATCTCTAGCCAGGTTGACGGGGCTGTCTGCTTTTGTGTGCATAGACCGCAGGTCCTTTGGAGCAGCCTCTCAAGCAGACAGTCACATGAGAGGCCAGAGAGGTTCCTTTAGTGACAGTTCAGCTTGGATTGAAGAAGGTAGAAGTAGGGGTTGTTCCAAGAGCAGTTCTGAGACCATCCTTGCCACCAGCCTCCAgctctacacacagacacactcacgtACACCTGGTCCGTATAATATGGGTGGGTGGCTGGAGCGCACTGTAGGACCTAGGAACACATGGCTTTGGTCCAGAGCTTTTCCTAGGGCAGTATCTCCTTAGTTGGCTTCTTGCCTTGAGATATTTTGAAAGAGAAGTCTGTGTTTACCAGGCCTGATTGGTGGCAGATTGTGAGGGATAGAACATTAGAGTGTCTCATTCTTCACCAGCTGACTGACCAGAGTCAAGCTCCTGCTCACTACCTTCCAGTCAGCCTCCAGCTGCAATTTGGGCTTTCCTCAGTATCTTGGTACCAGCTGTCCTCAGTAGGGTACCAAGCACCCCCAACACAAAAATCACTATCTGCTTATATGTCCAGTGCCTCGAACAGAGCCTGGACCACAGttctcaataaaaatttgttgaCTGATTTCCTTCATGTTTCTCTGCAGCTCCAGAAACGCTTCATCCTGAATCTGCCAACCTTCAGTGTTCGAATCATTGACAGAAATGGCATCCATGACCTGGACAACATTTCCTTCCCTAAACAGGGCTCGTAACGTCATGCCCTCCCTCCCACTTGCCGGGGAACTTTTTTTTGATGAGCTCCTctatttttttctactcttttgATGTCTGCTCTCCACAGATGGTTAATTCAGAATAAAGCTGACTGTGGATCGATTGAGCCCTCTGGGTTGAGTCTGAGTTTACCTAACATCGCCTCAGGAAGGGGGTGGAGGGAGCATTACCTGCGTTGGACTTCCTGTGAGGATTATCTTTCTTCCTGCCCCTTTCCTTCATTGATGCTCGGGATTGTCCTTCAGCAGCTGACAGTTTGCTTGCTAAAGTCTCATCCCCCTAAAGCAGTGGTTCTTTATTGCCCCTAAgcttaaacactttttaaattaattaatttaaatagataATACATACATGTAGAAAAATTGCAAACAGGGCGAAAACACACAGTGAAAATGTTTCTTCCATCCCTATAATTTACCTTCTTCCCTTCCCAGAGGAAACTTCAGCTACTAATTTCTTATCTAACCTTTAGAGATATATTGTTcttgtataaaatatatacatgcacatgtccctttaaaaaaatattttaaaatgttctgcaTATTGCTTTTTTCATTGAACACTATTGGAGATGGTTTTTATATCAGTACATAGCTACCTTACTCTTACTGACAGTTGCATAATATTCCATGAAATTGGTGTACTCTTAAGTGGTTAACcaagtatttattttactttctgaatggagaaggaaatggcaacccactccagtgttcttgcctggagaatcccagggacgggggagcctggtgggctgccgtctctggggtcgcacagagtcggacacaactgaagcaacttagcagcagcagcaatctagtTTTTTGGTAATGAGTAATGTAGATATTTTTCAATTGGTGCCACTAAAACAGTAGTTCTTAACTAGATGtatgtatcagaatcacctggagggttttcttttttaatctacttGATTAGCCTGCATTCACTCCCAGATTCTAACAAGTTTGGGGCCTAGActaggaatattttttaaagcttctacTCCTTAGTCACAGTAGAGAACCGCCAATTTGAAGCTTCTTTGGAGCAGTGATCCTCAAACTACAGCATGCATCTCAACTTCCTTATAGACACAGCTTGCTGGGTCCTACTCCAGTAGTTTGAGGGGGTGGCCTGAGATTTTACATTTCTGATATTTCTGATCGatgtgatgctgctggtctgggaacCATACTTTGAGCACCATTTGGTCCTAGACTAAGATAAGCCCCACTGTATCCCATTCTGTGCtgcttaggacttccctggtggctcagacagtaaagcgtctgtctacaatgtgggagacccgggttcgatccctgggttgggaagatcccctagagaaggaaatggcaatccactccaggactattgcctggaaaatcccatggacagaggagcctggtaggctgcagtccatggggttgcaaagagtcggacatgactgagcgacgtcacttcacTTAATACCACATACAATAGGTTTTTTGTTTATCTGGGGTGAAATATATCATCTGTCTAAGTTACTCCCTATAGATAGCACATTTGTGTTAACAGTATTGAATTACCATCAGATTTGAGTGCCATGCACTTTTTAGTACACCGGTGGTAAATGCTTTGTACCACCATAAGAAGGAAGCTAATCATTGAATAAGTGGGAGAAAGAGGTGATTCATATGACCATGCCTAGTTCGTCATTAGTTTGACACCACCCTCGCTATGCATAGGTGTGAGCTTTTGGCTGGCTTCCTGACTCTCTAAGACATCTATTTTAAAGCTccacaggtgattctgatgcttgcCCCAGTTGAGTGCCACTACTAAAGTGTAAGCAGTCCTGCGTCATGGTTTTCCTATCTGTAGAATAGAATTGTATGAGGATTCCATGTGCTAACGTAAAGCGTTGCAGGGCCTGGCATGTGGTAAGTGCTCTATGAacacatgcatgcctgctaagtcacttcagtcatgtccacctccttGCACcctatggacttctccaggccagaatactggagtggggtgccttttccttctccaggggatcttcccgacccaaggatcgaacctgcgtctcttgcgtctgctgcattggtaggcaggttctttaccactggcgccacctgggaagtcccaataagTATGGGGTCATTGGTAGACTTACCATTCTGCATCCAGGCCTCACTAAGAATGAAATcgttctctgcctttgaatatgtgtCCACAAGGCAGTCTCATAGGGAAGGCCACCAGCCCACCCTGACCTCCAGTCTGTTTTCTCCAATCCAGATCTCTTTCTTAGGCTCAATATATACTTAATGCTAGGTATCTCACCCTCTAGTCACAGGACATCAAACTCAGCATGTCTAAAGCTGAGCCTTACCACCAGGCCCTGGCTCCCAAGTACCCAAGCCAGAAACCTATGCATCATTTATCTTTGATAAACttattttggaataaatttaGTTTTATAGAAAAATTGCAAAGATCCTTATACTCCTCGCCTGGTTTTCCTTAGTGTTAACATGTTGGCCACAATACATTTGTAAAACTAAGAAACATTGGTTGGCACATGAGTATTAACTAATCTCCAGCCTTTATTCAGATTTCAGTAGTTTTTCCACTaatgttttttttctattctagGATATGATCCAACATGCCTCATTGCATCTAGCTGGGCATCATTTTTTTTGCCCTCTTTATTTCCTGCCTTCACAGAGTTACCAAGTTCTTGCATTTGACTTCCTAAATCTTTTAATGAATTCTCCATCTCCAGTATTTCAGTTCCcctaccaaggattgaacctgggctacGGCAGGGAAAGCCCGAAATCCTAACCCCTAAGCCTAACTCCCTTTCTCAGACTACTTTAACAGCTTCGTAGCTTCTCCCTACTTTTAATCTCCTCCCTCTCCAGTTTTTTCTCTGTACTCTAAAAACTGGATCCTCCATTCCTCTCCTCACTTAACACTTTCTGATGGTTTCCATTGCTTATGGAACAAAACAACTTTATTCTGTTCTATTtatattccctgatagctcagctggtaaagaatctgcctgcaatgcaggagaccctggtttgattcctgggtcaggaagatgtgctggagaagggataggctacccactccagtattcttgggcttcccttatggttcagctggtaaggaatccgcctgcagtgtgggagacttgggttcgatccctgggtgaggaagatcccctgaaaaagggaaaggctacccattccagtattctggcctggagaattccatggactatatagtccacggggtcccaaacagtcagacactactgagtgattttgaaaatgtcaaaccCAACTTGGGTTTGACATGCTACACATTTCATAATCTTCTCCCAGCCTAGCTCCccaatttcctttccttcttctacACTTCATAAAGCCCATGGCCCATTGAATTGATACAGCCTCAGCATATGTTTTTCACTGCATACCTACTGTATAAAGGGTAAGCATTGCTTCCTGAAATCTTTCTTACAGATACGTATATATGTATGATTGGGTTGTGGTGCAGTGTACCCTGATATTTCTAATCTGTTCTCtctactagatttttttttttttaatgccagctTTATCCTTAATTTTCTGAAGTTGCAAAACACTGGGAGTGCACCGATGCTTTAACACTTCTGGCCAAACACCGCTCAGAATGGTCTCCCAATTGGTTCCCATCTGCTTTCAGGTGATTAATACACTGGAAACAATTTATTCCTTCCCATGCTTGGGGTGAGAGGGGATAGGTTGGAGCAGAGAGCAGCTGCTTTGCCTCAGGGTAGGGAAGCTTAGCTCTGACTAGTGAAGAGGTTGAGGAAGCTGACAAGGAACCCCTAAGAAATGGAAGGGGGTGCTGAGATAGTCTAAGTGCCATATGTCTTACTTTTAATTCCCTCAACTTCCTGTAgtctaaaataattttagtagTAGAACGTCTCTTGCCAGGTCCAGGTCTTTCATTAACACAGAAGATACTTCCAGCCTTTCCTCCCATCCTTTCATAAGTGTAGGTTGAGGCAGGGAACCTTCTTGGGAGAAGCACTCACATCTTTGGACCTTTCCCCTGAGAGATGATTCCTAAACCTTTCCTTTCCGTGAAACACCTGACCATCTGCCTTTGAGAGCACACCTATGAGGAACTGCgggaagagaattccaggcaaAGAGAAAGGCGAATGCAGTGGCCCTGAGGCGTGAAAGTGGTAATCTGAGGAGCCGAAGGGGAGCCGTGTGGCTGCGgcaaaggaggagggagaagtcCAAGATGAGGTCGAAGAAGCAGGCAGTGTCTCGGTTGCTGGCGGGGCTTTAGTATGGTGTACCAGTGAAAACAGACCAGTTGGAAGGCTACTGTACTATTCCCGAGGAGCAGGGTGGCAGCAGAGGAGATTCTTCTATCTGGATGGACTTTGTGACGGATAGGGTGTAGGGAAAGGATCAAATGCAACTTCCTAGTCTCTGGCTTGAGGAACTGGGTATAGAGGTGGCACCATTTACTGAGGTCAGGAAGGTGGCCAGGTCAAGATTTGAGTACTTGAGTCAAGTACTCCATTTTGGCCATGAGTAGGGAGTGTTTCAGAAGACAGCAAGTAGTCTCCCATATCAAATGCTGCTAAGTCCAGAAGAGGGGACTTTGGACTTGTGGCCACTGATGACCTTGCTGAGTGGATTTCCATAGGCTGGTAGTGGTAGAAGCCAGAGTCAAGTGGGTTGAGGAGTGAATTGGGGGTGGGGAAGTGGAAGTAGAGGTGTCATAATCTTCTTAAGAACTCTTTAAAAGGAAAGGATTTATGTTTGGTAAGGTAAGAGATCCTAGAATGTGTCCTTTAGGGAGTGATCTAGTAGATGACTTAGTAGGGACGGAGAGACTGAAGGTGCAGGCAAGAAAAATGGCTTGAAGAACGAAATCCTCAACAAGACAAAGAAGCTAGACCTGAATGGGCCAGATAGTCATCAGCATTCATATTGACATGTGTTTAGACCCACCACCAATGATCACAGTAACTCATCACACAGACCTATAGCCAGACTGACACCTTCACCCACAGGCTTAGTGAGTCACAATAACATACCCCCGTCCCCCCACCCAGGATTcacctctctcacacacacacaactaataGCCACATTGACAAGCCAGACAGACCCACCGTCTGTATCCCCTCACACAGTGATGCCCACAGCCCCCTCCAAGATTTCCCCCTTATACACTCCACCTGCTTTCCCCAGTCCCCAGGCCCTGTCTCTCCCCTGTGACCTTGCCATCTGGGGAGGCAAATCCAGGCCTGGACTGAAGAAGGACAGGGAGGGCTTCGTATCCAGTGAAAGGTTTATTAAGAGAAGGAGAACGCAGTCTGAGAGTTGGAGAGGTACACTGACTGCAGGGTCAAGAGAAACAACCGTAAATAACAAAATCTCAGCCACAGCCTCAGAGTCCCTGacatcttccttccctcccagcccACCCATAGCCCTTTGCGAGCAAAAAGACCCTCTCTATCCTAGTGTAGCTGCACGTCTTGGTGCACGAGCAGAAGACAGTGAAACAAGAGTCCTCAGCTCACTGGGATAAATAAGCTGCACTggacatttttaaactttaatgataaataaatagGACACACAGCAACAGGACTGAAGTGCAGCCTGGACTCAAGTTACCCAATTTGTGCTTTATCTTCCCTGTTCCTTGAGGGCCCCTCCTGCCCACTTCTTTAGAAGAGTGGCAGCGATCCAAAGAATCCACTGGGGCCTTCTGCCAGCACCCCTTTTCTGGGGGTAGGAGACTGAGATGCCCACCAGCTCCTCAGTAGCACCTCTGGTTGGTTCATTTCCCTCCTGGTCTCAGTAAAAACAGCAAGGCCTTGGCCCCTGGGGATACCCATCACTGCCCAGGCACCCTCATGGGCAGCGCTGGCCGCAAGAACCAGGCTTTTCTGTGCCAACCTCCTCTTCAAACCCTTCTCAGCAGTCAAGGGTCAGAAAATTGCACACAGGAGGCAAACACCGGGGTGCTTAACTTAACAACACAGAGGTCACTTCCCCTTACTCCAACCCAGATCCCTAACTCATGGGTTTCTGGAGGAATGTTCTTTTTCTAGTCTGACTCCAGCCCCACCTTTGAATTCTTTCAGGCCCACCCCCAGGAGGAAAGACCTCATTTCAGATCTTGGGAGCCCCTtagggatggggtggggcaaGCGGTTACTTCCGATGTTTGGCATCCTTCTCTGACGCCTTGCTGTCCCCATGCCCACTGCCCGCACTGCTTAGAAACATCTTGTCCAGCCCCTTGAGTGACTCCAGTAAGTAGTTCTGGAAGGCAGTGAGGGCAGCACAGATGGCGGGCCCGCCGAAACCATGGGTGATGAGGCTGAAGTGTGTCAGACAGCTCTGCACTCCCGGTTCCAGGATGAGCGCTGGGCGATTGTTGCCCAGCGGTGAGCGGTCCTGCGCCATCAAGTCTGCAAACTCCTTACAGATCTGCCTGGTTGGGGAAGGAGGGTCAGAGGTTAGAGACAGGTCTGAGTTCAGCTGGACATCATACATATTGCTGACCCAACAGTCGACAAATGATGGTCATACCCATGTTACCGAGAAGTAAACGAAGGTTCAGAGATGGAAACTGACTTGCCCAatatcacacagctaataaacagCACATGCCGATACCCTACGATTGCTTTTCCTGTGGATA from Budorcas taxicolor isolate Tak-1 chromosome 3, Takin1.1, whole genome shotgun sequence carries:
- the PSMB2 gene encoding proteasome subunit beta type-2; amino-acid sequence: MEYLIGIQGPDYVLVASDRVAASNIVQMKDDHDKMFKMSEKILLLCVGEAGDTVQFAEYIQKNVQLYKMRNGYELSPTAAANFTRRNLADYLRSRTPYHVNLLLAGYDEHEGPALYYMDYLAALAKAPFAAHGYGAFLTLSILDRYYTPTISREKAVELLRKCLEELQKRFILNLPTFSVRIIDRNGIHDLDNISFPKQGS